The following nucleotide sequence is from Gemmatimonadota bacterium.
CCTGATTGATATTTTGAGGTGTTGGCAGTGCGATCATGGCATCTCACTTCACACTTCTCACTTCATAAACCCTGGCAAAGTGCAGAAAATCGCCGAAACCAACCCGACCATCGGCATTGAGATCAAAGCGCGTATCGACAGAGTCAAAAGCATTGACAAAGATCTGAAAATCATTGAAATCAACCCGACCATCGGCATTGAAATCGAAGGATTTTTCCCGCGGAACAGCAGGCAATGAGAGGGCCAAATCAAATAGAACGGACAGCTCTCGTATTCTGTGATTTGCCGCATCCGCAATTAACAGGGTGCCCGTTGGACTAAGAGCCAAGCCATGCGGGGCATTGAGACTTATGGCGAGGGCACCACCTTCTTCGAAATCGTGTTGCCCCACTTCCGTGCCCGCGACAGTCTGGATCAGACCGCTGTTCAAATCAAGCAAGCGAATGCGGTGATTATTTGTATCTGCAATAAAAAGATATCCCCGCGCATCAACGGCAATGCCCTTCGGAGAATTGAGTTGCGCCTGCGTACCTGCACCGCCATCGCCAGCAAACCCACTCTGTCCCATTCCCGCAACCGTCGCAATAACACCGCGAGAATCGACTTTGCGAATGCGGTGATTATCCGTATCCGCGATATAAACATTACCCCTCTGATCAATAGCAATAGCACTGGGGCGATTTAGGCGCGCCTGTGTGCCCAAGCCACCATCGCCAAAAAATGCACCTTGATCTGGATCGCCACTGCCCGCAACCGTCGTGATAATGCCATTGGCATCGACTTTGCGAATGCGATGATTATCCGTATCCGCGATATAGATATTGCCACGCTGATCAACTGCAAGCCCTGTGGGACTTCTCAAATTGGCGTCCAAAGCACGCCCCCCATCGCCACCAAACTGACCAATTCCAATTCCGGCAAAGGCGAACAATATCTCATCTTCCATCGTGCTCACAACGTGATTGCCCATCTGGCTGATCAGCAAATCGCCGTGAAGAACCATACCTCGAGGCGCAGCGAGATCTTCCGCTACTCCTGTCCCCGCAATGGTCTGGATAATACCTGTTTCCACACTCACGAAGCGAACGCGGTGATTCTCTGTATCCGCAATATAAATATTGCCCGACGGATCGACCAATACGCCTTGTGGTCGCTGAAGAAGTGCCTCAATAGCTGCGCCGCCATCGCCTTGAAACCCACCGCCCTCATCGCCCGAACCGGCGATAGTGCGAATGGTCAGGGCATCTTCTCCAAAAGGTTTGAGGAGTTCTATCTCAACGCGCCCGGATTCCAGACCCGCACTTTCGGCAACGATGACAACGCGCCCATGATCTCGCCCTGCTCGAAAACGCGCATACGCCACGCCATCTCGCACCGCAACGGAATCTCCGCCCGCTGCTTCTGACCTCTGAGAAGAAATGATGAGACCACTACCGCTCTCAATGCGGAATTTAACCGCCTGATCACTGGTGGGCAAAGGTCTGTTGTCTATCGTGACGATCTGTGCGGTGAGTTCAATTTCGGAGATGCCATTGGCCAGCAAATTGTCTGCGCCTGCAAACAAAAAAACGCGAGCAGGGGGTAGAGATGGTTGTTCGGTAATATCTATAACGCGATTGACCGATAAATCGTCTCTATCACTGCGAAATTGCTGCACAATACCACTGGGCCAACGCAGGGAGAGCACTTCGATTTTTTCGGCTTTGCCCACGCCAAATGTGGGCAAGAGCACATCCTGCGATAAAAAGGAAGCACCTCCTGTAATTTCTCGAACGGCCTGGCGATTATTGCCACCCCCATCTTTGAACTCAATTTTGAGGCGCGTGCCAATCGCATCGGTGCTGCTATCTGTGCCGCGAAGCCGAATTGCTATCCAGTTGCCATCAGCCTCGCGATTGCGAAAAAGAGCATCGGGGCCATCCTGCACTGCAACATACAAATCGAGTTTCCCATCGTTGTCGTAATCGGCAAGGGCAACACCGCGGCTATCGGCATTCAGGGCAACGCCCAAAGAATCGGACATCTCTACAAAAAGACCATTCTCATTTTTGTAGTACAAATTGGGCTGACCGCTATTTGTCACATAGAGATCGAGAAAACCATCGCTGTCAAAATCGCCCCATACAGCACCTCTGCCTCGTCCATCGTGATTGAGCATCATCTCAGGTGCGCGATCTCTGAACACGCCATTGCCTTCATTGGTATAAAATCTATTATCCGCACCAAAATAAGGGATAAACAGATCGAGGTCTCCATCGTTGTCAAAATCGCCCCACGTCGCGCCAAAACTCGGCCCGGTATCAACCGGGCTAAAAACATTTTCTACGGATGTGAATTGCTCGCCATCATTTCGAAAAAGGCGGTTGGGTCCGCTATTCGCCAAAAACAAATCCGGGTCCCCATCATTGTCGAAATCGCCCCAGGTAGGTTGAATCCCACTCTCTATATCGCCTATGCCCAGACTATCGGCACGCTCGGAAAAACCATTGCCATTATTCTGGTAAAAGCGGTTCGCGCCAAAATTAGCGACATAGAGGTCGAGATCCCCATCGCGGTCATAATCTGCCCAGGCCGCGCCATACCCGTCCCCGGAATCGTCAACCCCAAAAATGGTGGCAATATCTGTGAATCTCACACCGTCATTGCGATATAAGCGATTGGGTTCGCCAAATTTGGTGACGTAAAGATCGAGATCTCCATCGCCATCCACATCCCCCCATATCCCAGCACTGCCATCGCCGGAATCGTCGATACCCAGTGCTGGCGCGATATCTGTGAACCCCGTACCGTCGTTGAGATATAAGCGATTGGGTTCTCTGCTGCGTACGAGATAGAAATCGGGATCATTATCGTTGTCAAAATCTGTCCAGGCCGCACCAAATCCCGCACCTGTATCCCCCAAACCTATGTTGGTTGACACATCGACAAATCCGCCTGGCTGGGCACTTTGCCCAATGCCCTGTAATTGAAGTCTAACAGCAGGAGTTCCTGGCGCATTGCTAAAAATGGTCAGCACGGTTTGTTGGAGATCCTCGGACTGCGGGCGAAAAATAATGGGAAGTCGCTGGCTTTGTCCAGACTCAATGCGGAGGACATCTGTTTGTTCGACAACAAATTGCGAGTCGGTCGTAGTAGCATTGGGAACCACCAGCACGCCAGCACCGAGGTTGGAAATGCGTACCGACAAGGTTTGAGATTGCCCAATAGAGGTGCGATCAAAAATTAAAACATCGGATGGAAAAAGTCCGATATTGGCGGCATCTCCCCATCCCCGCACATTGACCGTGGCAGAAGGTGTGCGCGAGTCATTGGTGGTAATAGTGATAACACCTCTTGCCACACCTGTTTGTACAGGATCAAATACAATCTCAAGTTCAGCGATTTGCCCGATGCCGACTTCGAAGGGCAATTCCGACAAAACGCGAAACCCGGGGTTATCGGAAATAGCTGTTTCAATGCGAACGGACAAATTGCCTCGATTTTCAACGCGCAAATGGCGCACAGCCGGATCACCAACGCTAACTCTACCAAAGATGATATCCGTGGAAATAGCGTTGAAAAGAGGCATTCGGAACCCAGGATCGCGCAGTTTCCGGATGCGATTGTTGAAAGTATCGATAAAGATGAGGTCCCCATCGCCATCAATCAGCAAATGTGTGGGCTGCCCCAGATCAGACAGAAGACCAAGTGTACCTTCAGGACCTGCACCCGCAACACCCGTTCCCGCGATAGTCAACACATTGCCCGTTTCCGTTTCAACCACGCGAATGCGATTATTGCCCGTATCGCCGATATAGATATTGCCAGTTCCATCAATAGCAACGCCCGAAGGAGAAAAAAATAAAGCACCTGTCGCCGGTCCACCATCGCCCTTGTAGAGGTCCTCTGACAGATTTTCCGCAGAGGTCGCTCCCCGCCCGGCTACAGTATTGATCACGACAACAACTGTCGTATCTCGCGTTGCCCTGCTAATGCGGCGAATGCGTCCATTATTAAAATCCGCAATCAAGAGATCGCCATTACCCGTCACAGCCAATTGTCCAGGGGTTAAACCCGCCCGAGTTGCCAACCCGTCATCCTGAATATTCGACGCCTGAGCACTGCCATTGCCCGCAATTGTGCCTATGGTATTATTCGCCAGATTGAATTGCCGCACGCGGTTGTTGCCCTGTCCATTCTCATCGAGGGCATCAGAGATTAGAAGAGCTATATCGCCCAACATCGTCAGTGCGACAATTTCGTGGAACGTGGCTTGCAGCGCGGGTACCAGATCATTGAAACCACCTTCGCCAGTACCCGCGACCGTAGTGATAATACCAAAAGCATCAATACGCCGAATGCGTCGATTGTGAACATCACTTTCACTCGCACCACCGCTACTGATATAAATATTACCCGCGCTATCGACCGCAATAGCCCTGGGAGTATTGAGCAATGCCATTGTCGCCGCCCCCCCATCACCCGAGAACCCCGGTTCCCCAGTACCCGCTACTGTAGTGATGATACCCGTTAGAGCATCCACTCGTCGAATGCGGTGATTATCCGTATCCGCGATATAGAGATGACCTCGTGTATCGAGTGCAATCCCAAGCGGACGATTGAGCGCAACATCCGTTGCCAGCACATTATCGCGATCTTCCAGGCCACCACCGGCAATGGTGATAATCTCGCCTCGTGCCTGAGCGAAAACACCTGCTTCCGAGATCAGAAGACTAAAAAAAAATATATAAATATATCGCATGGTAGAATGTACGGAACGGGATACAACTGCCTGCCTATGCTTTAGTTGCCTCACCCTTCACCCCTTTTTCATCCGCGTTCATCTGCGTCATCTGCGGATCACACTTCCCAAATAGAGATCTCTGCCTTGCGCAAGGGCTGCGATTTTATGGTCTGCTACCGAGCGTTTGAGCATCCAGAATCCGCAATCGGGATGAATAAATGCGATGCGTCCCGGGCCGAGTTCTTTTTCGGCGTGATCAAGGCGTCGGGCAATTTGTTCGGCAGTTTCAACATGATTGACTTTGATGTCAACCACACCAATACCGAGTTTGATACGCGGATCAATTTCTTTCAGAGCAACCAGATCATCATCGGGGCGATGGGCGAGTTCGAGGACGAGGTGATCGGTGTGCAGATCATTGAGGAAATCGATAAGCGCGCGCCAGGTACCGCGCTGGATGGTCTGCCCCCCGTAATTTCCAAAACAAAAGTGAACAGCTCTTTCAGTATCGGGATCAACCGCATCGAGTACCCTATTAATCGCCTTCGCAGCGATAGGCCCGTCCCCAGGATTGCCCGGAATATTGGCTTCATCGACCTGTACACAGGCGCATGGCAGGCCGCGTACCTGATCGGCCAACACATCGGCCACCCCCAGGAGCAGAGCTTCAAAATCGCCGTAGTAATTGTCGAGCAAGGTGCGGGCAAGCATATAGGGACTGGTAAGCGTAAATTTGAAGGGACCACCTGCGACGGTTGCCGCGCGCAAACAGTCGGATAACAGATTGAGTGACCCCTCTGAGAGGGCCTCATCGACAACCGCTGCAGGTTTGGCGCGAAAGTCCATGGATTGTCTCTGGCGAAACGCCTCGACCTCAGTACGCCCAAAATCGGCGCGCGTACCGCCCATAGGACGCACAAAATATTCGATCATGCCATTGGTTTCGGGATGGTTGATGTCAAATCGGTAGAGTTCGCCATCGGTAGGCAGATCAATTCCTGCCTGGCGCTGCGTATCAAAGATAACGCGCGTGGCATCTACAACAGCGGTTTCACTCGGTGCTGCCACGAGCCAGTCGGGTAACGGATAAGACCCAACAGTGGTGGTGAGAATTGTATTCGGGTTTTCAGACATAGAAATACCTCGCTTACTCACAATTCATCTGATATGGCATCGAGTTTGGCTCGATTCTCCGGAGTCAGATTCCTCAGAGCTTCAAATACAAAGGCAAACAAACAACTCAATATCAGACTAAGCCCCCCTGCAACAGCAACCATGAGACTGCGGCGCGGATAGCTCCGCGTATCAGGAGATCGCGCATAATCCAGGACAGTGACAGTGTGCGTGCCTTTTTCATTTTCAAATCGCGTTTTTTCGTACTCTTGTTTGACAAACTGATAGATGGCATTCTGTATTTGAATATCGCGGATGAGTGCCACCGCGGTCAGGCCCAATTCGGGCAATTGTCGGAAAGGCTTAAAAATTTCTGGCAATTGTCCGCCCGAATCGCTGCTGCGCAGACTATCAGAGACTTGCCCCATAAGCATATCGTCGAGCACCTGGCGCGTGGTCTGGATTTCTATATCGAGTTTTTTCAATTCGGGATTGTCTGAGGTCATCAGTTTTGATTGGACATCGCGCTTGATAATCAGTTCTGCCAGCGAGCCGATGAGAGTGGAAGCGGTTTCCAACTGTGTTTTGATCTGGGTTTCAACGTCTAATACCATATGTTCGTTCTGAAAATCCCGATAGCGCCGTTCGGCTTCGAGCATATCCTGCTCGGCTTCTTTGAGCCGCTCTTCGAGATAAGCCAGATAGGTGCGCGTTTGGTTTTGATTGCGTCGTTCAAGCGCATTTTTGAGTTCTTCAACAAAAGCATTGGTCAATTCTGCCGCCAGTTCTGGGGAGTCGGCTTCGTAGGAAATCGTGAGAAATTGCTCGCGAGAGAGCCCGACTTGCAGGCGATTGGATATCATATCGAGCAATTCGCTTTGATGGGTGGCACCATAGCGCGCGGCGAGATCAAAGCGCTCTGCAACGGAAAGACGCACACTTTCGCTTTCAACGACCGGAACAAACTCTGTAGCGGATACAGCCTCACCACCCAGTCCCATCAAATTAAGGGGCAGATCTTGCAAAAGAGTAGATAGCCCCCCGAGACCACCTCCGGTATCTTGAGGGGGATAAACTGTGGCATAAGCGCGGTAGGCTTTGGGCAGGACCAGAGAAATGCCCGCTGTCACCAGCGCAACCGCAAAAAAGCACGTGAGAATCATGCGCCGCCAGCGCACGAGAACGTAAATGTGGTCGAGGATATTGCGTTCAGATTCCATAATCACTGCCCCTGACCCTGACCGCGTTCGCGTTCGATCACCACAATGGTCAGAACAATCGATGCCACAGCACCCACCATTGCAATAGCTTCTCTCAAAATTCGATAGCCCTGCCCCGGCACGATTTCTCTTGGAGGGACAAAAATCGCATCGCCAGGACGCACGATCGATTCTGACGTAGCACCTATGGCATTGCCCGTATTGCCCTCAACAATGATGATATCTTTCCGTTTTGCACGCGTATTAAAACCGCCAGCGAGATCGATATAACCGCCAACCGTAAGTGCCACATTATAAGGAATATTCGCAGGTGCAACGACCGCACCTGTCACGCGCACAGAAGGTACAAATCGCGGAATGCGAACGACATCGCCATCTTGCAGGAGGATATTGTGTCGCTCGTCGCTGGCCATAAGTGCTACAAAATCAATGGGCAAACGCCCCGAAAGCTGCTGGGTTTTGAGGGTAATGAGGGCTTCTTCGGCATCGGTGCGCTGTGTGCGGGGAATACCGAGCAATCGGTCAAGCGCGGGATCGTCTTCTGTAGCGGTCTCCTCATAATTGACTTTGCGAATAAGGGACGCCTGAACCACGGACGCTTCGGGTGTGAGTTCAGCCTGTTGTAATAATTCTTTGAGGCGAAGGCCCTCCTTCAAGCGAAAAGGACCGGGGAATTTTACCTCACCTTCGACATAAACCCACTTTGTATCGCCGATAACATAGAGTTTATCACCTATTTGCACAGGGATGTTGGCCTCGGAATCACCCGCAAGCGCACGCGGGAGATCAATATCTATAGGTGTCCCTTCGCCATCATCCGACAAGCGCAAAAGGTGGGCGCGCTTTGGAGGGGAATGGGCGCGCAAACCATTCCCAAGAACAATGAGATCAGACACGCGATCACCGGGCGCAAATTCATAGCTACCGGGCCGTTGTATCGCCCCTGTGACATAGATAGAATCGCTTTTGGCGGCGGGCACCACGATTTGTTCCCCATCGAGCATAAAGGGATTGTATTGTTCGTCACCCGTGCGGTTCCACAGTTCGAGATCGACCCGGCGTCCCGTATTGTACCACTTTCCTTTTTCGTCAAGCCCCATAATCTGGATATTGCGGCTGGAGCCTCTGCGGTCCGGATCGTCAATAAGGCCTCCGGCTTTGAGAATGAGTTGCGATGCCTGTTCAACGCCATTGACTGCAACGGTACCGGGTATATGCACTTCGCCAACCACGTTGATGGGAAATGTGCGGAGTTGCGCGAGGCTTATGGAGATGTCGAGTTGACGAAAGCGTTTTTTGATCGCCGATTGGATGGCACGGTCAGCTTCTGCAAGCGATAAAAACGCAACGGGAACAGGGCCGATAGATGGAAAAAGCAAACTGCCGCTCGCGCCGACTGGGACCTCAAAGGTTTCGATTTCTTCACCTCGGTTTACAACCACGGCAAAAACATCGCCCGGCCCGACAATATAGCGACCCGAACGAATAACTGCATCATAGGCCGCTTTGCCAACACTTTTGATTTCAACCAGTGGTATAGCTTCTTGCTCTGTTTTTTCGACAGAAGGCGCGGCAAAAGGTCTGGTGGGTTCTCGCCGTTCTGGTTTTTCTTCGGTTTGACGCGAGTCGCGACGGCGTGATTGCGCGTGTGCAGCGAAAGGGTAAAACACAAAGTCAAAAATGAACAAGCCCACGAGCGCGAAATAAAAAAAACGCATATAGCGCCCCGGATATGCCATAGAGATAATCATGTGACGGTGGCTCCCGATGGATCAATTTCGAGGATGCGATAACGCGCCTGGATGTCTTTTGTCGCCCAAACATCAATCATAGCCTGTCCAATAGCTTTGGCATTTTGGGTTGTAAGCGCGATGAGGGTCGGCCCCGCACCCGAAAGCGCGGCACCCCATGCCCCTGCTTTGCCCGCTACTGAGAGTATCTGATCAAAGCCTGGAATGAGTTTTGCCCGATAGGGATGATGCAAGCGGTCCTGCATGCCAACGGCGAGGTGCTTAAAATTTCCCGTGATCAGCGCTGCCGTGACAATGCATGCTCGGCTTGTACTGAAAACGGCGTCACTGTGAGAAATGGTATTGGGCAAAACATTGCGAGCATCTTCTGTTTTGAGTTCAAATTCGGGAATGGCGACCACGGCGCGCAATTCTTCCGGAGGCCGGGCGCGCACGCATGCAACGCGGTTGCCATCTATAGTAGAAGCAGTGAGACCGCCGAGCAAGCAGGG
It contains:
- a CDS encoding FG-GAP-like repeat-containing protein — translated: MRYIYIFFFSLLISEAGVFAQARGEIITIAGGGLEDRDNVLATDVALNRPLGIALDTRGHLYIADTDNHRIRRVDALTGIITTVAGTGEPGFSGDGGAATMALLNTPRAIAVDSAGNIYISSGGASESDVHNRRIRRIDAFGIITTVAGTGEGGFNDLVPALQATFHEIVALTMLGDIALLISDALDENGQGNNRVRQFNLANNTIGTIAGNGSAQASNIQDDGLATRAGLTPGQLAVTGNGDLLIADFNNGRIRRISRATRDTTVVVVINTVAGRGATSAENLSEDLYKGDGGPATGALFFSPSGVAIDGTGNIYIGDTGNNRIRVVETETGNVLTIAGTGVAGAGPEGTLGLLSDLGQPTHLLIDGDGDLIFIDTFNNRIRKLRDPGFRMPLFNAISTDIIFGRVSVGDPAVRHLRVENRGNLSVRIETAISDNPGFRVLSELPFEVGIGQIAELEIVFDPVQTGVARGVITITTNDSRTPSATVNVRGWGDAANIGLFPSDVLIFDRTSIGQSQTLSVRISNLGAGVLVVPNATTTDSQFVVEQTDVLRIESGQSQRLPIIFRPQSEDLQQTVLTIFSNAPGTPAVRLQLQGIGQSAQPGGFVDVSTNIGLGDTGAGFGAAWTDFDNDNDPDFYLVRSREPNRLYLNDGTGFTDIAPALGIDDSGDGSAGIWGDVDGDGDLDLYVTKFGEPNRLYRNDGVRFTDIATIFGVDDSGDGYGAAWADYDRDGDLDLYVANFGANRFYQNNGNGFSERADSLGIGDIESGIQPTWGDFDNDGDPDLFLANSGPNRLFRNDGEQFTSVENVFSPVDTGPSFGATWGDFDNDGDLDLFIPYFGADNRFYTNEGNGVFRDRAPEMMLNHDGRGRGAVWGDFDSDGFLDLYVTNSGQPNLYYKNENGLFVEMSDSLGVALNADSRGVALADYDNDGKLDLYVAVQDGPDALFRNREADGNWIAIRLRGTDSSTDAIGTRLKIEFKDGGGNNRQAVREITGGASFLSQDVLLPTFGVGKAEKIEVLSLRWPSGIVQQFRSDRDDLSVNRVIDITEQPSLPPARVFLFAGADNLLANGISEIELTAQIVTIDNRPLPTSDQAVKFRIESGSGLIISSQRSEAAGGDSVAVRDGVAYARFRAGRDHGRVVIVAESAGLESGRVEIELLKPFGEDALTIRTIAGSGDEGGGFQGDGGAAIEALLQRPQGVLVDPSGNIYIADTENHRVRFVSVETGIIQTIAGTGVAEDLAAPRGMVLHGDLLISQMGNHVVSTMEDEILFAFAGIGIGQFGGDGGRALDANLRSPTGLAVDQRGNIYIADTDNHRIRKVDANGIITTVAGSGDPDQGAFFGDGGLGTQARLNRPSAIAIDQRGNVYIADTDNHRIRKVDSRGVIATVAGMGQSGFAGDGGAGTQAQLNSPKGIAVDARGYLFIADTNNHRIRLLDLNSGLIQTVAGTEVGQHDFEEGGALAISLNAPHGLALSPTGTLLIADAANHRIRELSVLFDLALSLPAVPREKSFDFNADGRVDFNDFQIFVNAFDSVDTRFDLNADGRVGFGDFLHFARVYEVRSVK
- a CDS encoding cobalamin-independent methionine synthase II family protein, which translates into the protein MSENPNTILTTTVGSYPLPDWLVAAPSETAVVDATRVIFDTQRQAGIDLPTDGELYRFDINHPETNGMIEYFVRPMGGTRADFGRTEVEAFRQRQSMDFRAKPAAVVDEALSEGSLNLLSDCLRAATVAGGPFKFTLTSPYMLARTLLDNYYGDFEALLLGVADVLADQVRGLPCACVQVDEANIPGNPGDGPIAAKAINRVLDAVDPDTERAVHFCFGNYGGQTIQRGTWRALIDFLNDLHTDHLVLELAHRPDDDLVALKEIDPRIKLGIGVVDIKVNHVETAEQIARRLDHAEKELGPGRIAFIHPDCGFWMLKRSVADHKIAALAQGRDLYLGSVIRR
- a CDS encoding SLBB domain-containing protein, which encodes MIISMAYPGRYMRFFYFALVGLFIFDFVFYPFAAHAQSRRRDSRQTEEKPERREPTRPFAAPSVEKTEQEAIPLVEIKSVGKAAYDAVIRSGRYIVGPGDVFAVVVNRGEEIETFEVPVGASGSLLFPSIGPVPVAFLSLAEADRAIQSAIKKRFRQLDISISLAQLRTFPINVVGEVHIPGTVAVNGVEQASQLILKAGGLIDDPDRRGSSRNIQIMGLDEKGKWYNTGRRVDLELWNRTGDEQYNPFMLDGEQIVVPAAKSDSIYVTGAIQRPGSYEFAPGDRVSDLIVLGNGLRAHSPPKRAHLLRLSDDGEGTPIDIDLPRALAGDSEANIPVQIGDKLYVIGDTKWVYVEGEVKFPGPFRLKEGLRLKELLQQAELTPEASVVQASLIRKVNYEETATEDDPALDRLLGIPRTQRTDAEEALITLKTQQLSGRLPIDFVALMASDERHNILLQDGDVVRIPRFVPSVRVTGAVVAPANIPYNVALTVGGYIDLAGGFNTRAKRKDIIIVEGNTGNAIGATSESIVRPGDAIFVPPREIVPGQGYRILREAIAMVGAVASIVLTIVVIERERGQGQGQ
- the thrB gene encoding homoserine kinase translates to MEFSIRLPGSTANLGPGYDALGMALSIYNYASVKTRFQPGVSFSIEGEGEGVLPADEENLFYQAAQFAAQRAGKTLPGTDIHMHNTVPLARGLGSSSTAIVGGVVAANHLLCEPFSQMEMLDIAATIEGHPDNVSPCLLGGLTASTIDGNRVACVRARPPEELRAVVAIPEFELKTEDARNVLPNTISHSDAVFSTSRACIVTAALITGNFKHLAVGMQDRLHHPYRAKLIPGFDQILSVAGKAGAWGAALSGAGPTLIALTTQNAKAIGQAMIDVWATKDIQARYRILEIDPSGATVT